The DNA window AAACCAGTGATCAATGAATTGTAGGAAACTACATCTCTTTCTGGCATTTGTTGAAATATCCTCTTAGCATCTTCCATGCTCCCACATCTTGAGTACATTGAAATCAGAGAATTGTAACCTGAGATGCTTAAATTGATCTGGTTTTGGGTGATAAAGTTCACGACCCATTTGCCTAATTCTAAAGCCCCTAGATGCCCACAGGCTGAAATCACACTCACCATTGTCACTTCGTCTGGTTTTAAGTCTCCAATTGTTATCATTTCCTTGAAGAGCTCAATTGCCATAAATGAATGCCCATTCTGAGCATAGCCTGCAATCATTGAGTTCCATGAGACAACATTCCTCTCTGGCATTTCAGAGAAGAGCTCCCTGGCCGACACAAGATCACCGTTCTTGGTGTATGCTGATATCATTGCATTCCAAGAAACTGGATTCCTGTATGTTCCCATCTCATCGAAAATCCTTCTTGCAGTTCCGATAGACCCACATTTTGCATACATATCGAGGAGTGCTGTTTTGACAAAAACATTCAGATGGATCAGCCTTTGGTCAAGTGATCCCACTAGTGACTCTGCAAGTCGAGGGTCACCACGTGCAGAGCACGACGAAATAATGGTGACCCAGGTTATCTCATCGGGTTGTATCCCCGCATCCACCATGTCTCTGAACAATCTTAAAGCTTCTTCAACAAACCCGTTTTGCACGTAACCGGAAAGCATTGCGTTCCATGACACCACGGTCTTCTCAGGCATCTCTTCAAAGAACTTCTGTGCCTTCATCATATCACCGTGCTTAGAGTAACCACTAACCATGGCAGTCCAAGAGATGACATTCTTTTCAGGCATTAAATCGAACAATTGGCAAGCTTCAACTTCATGACCCCACCTCCAAAAGCCAGAGACCATCGAGTTCCAATCAGCAGCCATCCTTTCAGGCATTTCATCGAACAATCGTTGAGCAAATTCAATGGGGCCGTACTTGGCGTACATATCCATAATTGCATTCCGAACATAACGATCACAAGCATGACCCAACTTGAAAACATGTGCATGCAACGGAAGGGATGCCTTTCCGGCCGATTTGATCAGGATCGGATAGACAAAAGCATCTGGCTTCACATCCAAATTGTCATCGTCGCAGTGATGGCGTTGCATTTGGAGGAAAAGAGAGATGACATCCTTATGGGCTCCCAATTGGGAGTAGAATTTGAGCATGTTGGTGAAGACGAAGACATTTGGACGACGGGAGGAGTTGAAGAGGAGACGGCCATAAGCCAACGGGGCACGGACCCTCGTGCAGTAGGCAATAAGAGCAGCGATCCAGTAATTATGGTGATGAAGAAAATGGTGGATGATCTGCGCATGGAGTTGCCTCAGCTGACGGAAATCGCCGACACCATTACTCGCTATGGTGTGCAGGCGTGACATAAGAtgataaggagagagagattcagCCTCTCAGCACCTGCAACTAATGGTTGAGAACGTGAAGGTCATTAAGGGTAATCTGGTGAATGATTGAGGGCAATCTAGTCAAGCCATTAAAATGCTGATAACCCATTGGACAGGATCTTCAGTCACTGCTtggaataagagagagagaaaagagagagagagagagagagagagagagagagagagaaccaatttggttatGGCTCAATCCATCTCGAAATGGATGCGTAATCCGATGGTGGGTGTGGGAGCTTGTTCAggtttctttgtttctctaaAAACCAGGCCGCCGACGCCGGGGATTCAGATAAAGGTTCAGACACAAATCAAGGCCTTCTCTTTGAGCGGTGGCGGTAGTAGCAGTGGCAGCCgagattttttggtgttgtcAGACGAAGAGCTGATGAGCCAATGTGAAGTGGATACGTATAAATCGTCTGGTCCAGGCGGCCAGCACCGAAACAAGCGAGAAAGCGCAGTCCGCCTCAAGCACCTTCCCACCGGAGTAATTGCCCAGGTCCCTTTCTCTCTTTGAACACAACCTAAAGTAATGAACCACGAATATAAACCGTTCATGTCTTTACCATTTAGTTGATCAAAATTCCCATCATACCAATAGTGATTTCAGatactgaatcaaaatcaaattatcaATCTCAATAATTTAAAACCAACTGGTGGCGTTTGTTAGTCTCTTTGTACAAGATTCAAATCCTCTGTTGATTGCTATGTGAATCAGTAGTTACTACTTGTTAGTTGTATGGTCCATCCAATCCACACATGGGTTAGTTTCATGCTCTGTACATGTTTATGAACCTATCTTCTTTACATTGATTTCCATGatgttttttttcattttgtttcatGCAGGATAGAGTTCACAGTTGTTTTCTCTTATCTCATAATTTCAACTGGTTCCGGGCTGTGTGTAGGCTGCTGAAGACCGCTCACAACATATGAACCGAGCATCAGCGTTAGCTCGTTTGCGTGCTTTGTTAGCTCTTAAAGGTTCCCATCAACTTTGCTTGGCTGctgcttttctttcttctacatATGTTTATATCACTATCTCATTATCTACATCTATATCTATAATGGacttgtgtgtgtgttttttgaGTCTCATTAGCCATCAAGATATTAGCTGTTTTTTGAGTCTCATTAGCCATCAAGATATTACCAAGGCCTTGATTTTGGGTCTTATCAATACAAGCTAAAGTTTTTGTCTCTTGATTATGAGATGCAAGCAATCAAAGTAGTCGTCAATTTGATGGTGTTATTTGGAACTTCTCACAATGAAATTTCACACAGAATGCGctgtgatttttatttttcacctTCTTTTTCCCCCCATTTCTTTCCTTTAAAGAACATAATCCTGGAATGGAAAAGATAATTAATTCACTGAACTTCTGGAGAAAAGACGATAGGGCTTGTATAAGGCTACTGTTAGAACCCCAAGTGGTGACAAAGGTAATATAATTTGTCAAGCAACTAAGGCATGAGCAGTTGTGTACATATGGCGGACGAGCATGGGTTCGTGTTGGTTATGGGTTCACCAAATGGTGTGTAGGTCGTGTTTGGCAAACAACTGCGGTTTGGTGGTGGTCGTCCTTGCAATGCGTTTAGTCTTGGTGCCTACCATTTCATGATGTGGCAAATGCTAAGATGAATATTCACAGTGAAAATTAGTGGAAGGTCTGAGAGCCTGACACATGTTTGGTGGTTGCAAAGTAGCCTTGTGCTTGGGCTGAAGTTTAATCTCTGTGCTGTATTGTGGTAGGGTCCAATGTGAGCCATTGTTTATGTATTTAACAAGTGACCGATGACACAAACTCCAGTTGTTATCTTCCGGTCAACCATGTAAGGGGTGTGCAGTGGGTGTTAAAGAGTTGGATGGGTTTCTAGAAACCTAAAGACTTAGGATCCGAAACACAATGATAAACCAGAATCACAGTGATGTGATATGACCAAAATTGAAGAATGTTTAATAACAGTAGATCAACAACTAAGATGTATGTAATAAATCTCGTATGAAGTTAAATAGCATAACCAGAAGCAACTCCTCAAAGTATGATTTGAATCCAATAGCCCGATTAGAAGATACGGTAGTATCCTGCTTGAGATAGGATACCCAAAACACAGAGATTGATGGAACCTTCTTATGGGCAGTACAGTAGGTTTAAACAGTTTAGAAATTGGGTATGATAAAATAACAGCAAAGGATTAGTGCACAGATCTGATTAATACAGAGAAATTAGTCTTTAATCACAGCAGAAAATCAGTGGCCTAAAGGTTAAGCAATAGGCCTTCCAACTTGATTAGACTCCGTCTCATTGAACTCAGATTCAAGGTCTGAAACTGTGGGCTGCTTAGAATAGCCCGTggttactaaatctgaaatcAGAATGGTATTCTCAATAGTGAAAGTTCAAGAACTAAGGAGTTTCAGATTATGGTACTTTAATCAACTGACCTCTGATCTGAAAACTAAAACTGTAGGTAAGCTTAGATTGTAGGTTTTTGAATCCAAGCTCAGCATTTAATTCTCACTTGTGTTAAGCCAAGAACTGAAGGGTTTCAATAATTTGGAATGCTATACGATAGAAACAGAAACTGTACTTACTTGAGGAATAACGGAGgagaaagaatgaagaagaagaagaagaagaagaagaagaagaagaagaagaagatgatatgAACTCATCTTCCCACTGAGAACTTGTTGGAATCCCACCAGCTGATCCTTAGAATCCCGCTAAGGGCTGCTGCTGAATCTCACAACCTAATAGAAAAAAGCCTTCTTTATTAAAAATAGAATCATGGGGTAGTAGTACCGTTACAACCATATAAACAGAGATGAGTTTTATAAGCTGACTCCATCTTAAACATGTCCTAAGTAGGAAACCAACagcaggaaagaaaaataaaaagtctccAAACCATGGGAGAGATAAAAAGGAGTTCTTATTACATAAACACTTAAAAAGATTAAATAGACATAAGAATATAAGATAGAGTTCTATCCAAATGGAACTCTAAAAAAACTAACACAAGTAACTAAATAAAagtaaacaaaacaaataaaacaccTAAAAGGTGTCCCAAGGTTTTGACTGTTTGGGTGAACCAGAACTGAACCAAAACTGGCCCAAACTGAGTCAACTCAGAACCGCGAGGCTGGGTTGAGATGAGTCAGcttgtttcttctttggtaCTTTTAAGAGTACCTATCTTGCTGATCTGCTTCAAGAGTGTAACAAAAataggaagaacaagaagaagagataagATGAAGGAAAAGTCATCCATACAGCTAGACTGGATTAGTCTAATCATTAGGCCAACAAGTGTAGATATAATATCAACTTTGCATAATAACCAATAAGGGAAACACTTATAAGAATTACAAATAACCCCTTGACTAGAAAAGTATCATTATAAAGCATCCCATCACTATATTCACAACACCgccctcaagctagagcataTATATCCTAGGCTCCTGCTTGGAACAACAAGGACGGACAACCAGCAGAACCCAACTTGAACAGATATAACTATAGAAACCAATAGTCAGCAACAACGAAACCAAAGGAAAAACTCCTTCCAGTCACAATCATAAGCACATCAGCCATCAACACaacagtagaaaaaaaaaatcttcatgtGGAATAAAACTAGACAGCGACGAACAAAATAAACGACAAAGATTGCCAACTAGAATACCATAACACCAACAACAGTAGCAACAATATAAGCCCTTCTGAAGGAAGGCAAGAAGTGAACTTCAcaaaaaagacaaataaaagagcAGCATAGGTTGCTTTGAACCCCAAATGCAGCATAAGGTAGCTGTGAATCCAAGTACAAGTGTACAACATAAGGTAGTTGCGAACCACACTAACAACATAAAGTAGCTATGAACCACAAGTAACAGCGTAAGGTAGCTGCGAACCACAATAACCATCTTCATAAAAATGACATGAGCAGATGAAGCGATCAGTTAAGCAGATGACACGAGTAGATAATAATAATCTTCAAATGATAAAGTTGGCACTATGCTAATGACTTGAGTGGAAAAGTATCATTATAAAACATATCAGCACTTTATTCTCAACAAAGAGTTCATGTTTACATGGTTGTCTTTGCACTGAGGACTTTTTTGTTCCATTCCTCCTCTCCCTTGAGTAAGACTAAGACCAGGTCTAAGACACTCACAGCATggactcccccccccccccccaaaaaaaa is part of the Macadamia integrifolia cultivar HAES 741 chromosome 9, SCU_Mint_v3, whole genome shotgun sequence genome and encodes:
- the LOC122089315 gene encoding pentatricopeptide repeat-containing protein At1g14470 → MSRLHTIASNGVGDFRQLRQLHAQIIHHFLHHHNYWIAALIAYCTRVRAPLAYGRLLFNSSRRPNVFVFTNMLKFYSQLGAHKDVISLFLQMQRHHCDDDNLDVKPDAFVYPILIKSAGKASLPLHAHVFKLGHACDRYVRNAIMDMYAKYGPIEFAQRLFDEMPERMAADWNSMVSGFWRWGHEVEACQLFDLMPEKNVISWTAMVSGYSKHGDMMKAQKFFEEMPEKTVVSWNAMLSGYVQNGFVEEALRLFRDMVDAGIQPDEITWVTIISSCSARGDPRLAESLVGSLDQRLIHLNVFVKTALLDMYAKCGSIGTARRIFDEMGTYRNPVSWNAMISAYTKNGDLVSARELFSEMPERNVVSWNSMIAGYAQNGHSFMAIELFKEMITIGDLKPDEVTMVSVISACGHLGALELGKWVVNFITQNQINLSISGYNSLISMYSRCGSMEDAKRIFQQMPERDVVSYNSLITGFAAHGHGTEVVKLFLNMKDEGIEPDRITFIGVLTACSHAGLSEQGLQIFYSIRSPEVDHYACIVDLLGRSGKLDKAKKLVDMMPMNPHAGVFGALLNASCIHKQVDLGEFAAHKLFKLEPENSGNYVLLSNIYASMGRWGDVENVRETMRTRGVKKSTGWSWVEFGGKVHRFIVGDRSHEWSRGIYRILEEVGKKMRAAGYVADKSCVLRDIEEEEKEEMVGTHSEKLAIGFGLLVFEIGATIRVVKNLRVCRDCHFAIKMISKLERREIIVRDNNRFHCFKDGECSCRDYW
- the LOC122089316 gene encoding peptide chain release factor 1, with amino-acid sequence MLITHWTGSSVTAWNKRERKERERERERERERTNLVMAQSISKWMRNPMVGVGACSGFFVSLKTRPPTPGIQIKVQTQIKAFSLSGGGSSSGSRDFLVLSDEELMSQCEVDTYKSSGPGGQHRNKRESAVRLKHLPTGVIAQAAEDRSQHMNRASALARLRALLALKVRKTVDLNGYKPPLELLQILPAKSTMRGSDCGPQIGPNNPKFVLGMQALLDLMVAVNGSVSDAAKFLGLSTGALSRLILSDNSLRMAVNELRTSKGMRPLV